One segment of Formicincola oecophyllae DNA contains the following:
- a CDS encoding DNA repair protein RecN, which produces MLTQLSIRDVVLIEKLDLSFGAGLTVLTGETGAGKSILLDSLGLALGERAQGSIVREGAKQCSVTALFDVPADHPALAVLSELGLIPPPRGEPLVLRRTVSAEGRSRAWAGEQPIGITALKQLGKLLVEIQGQHEQMGLADPAGHLDVLDAFGQLSKENALVSTRWHSHRKALKALNQARSALEEAAREEEWLRDTVTDLETLAPVEGEEDALAARRVHLQAEERRAEAVAAALAELAPSGRRSNVPAAAVRAATRALYRLVPPGDVLAPPPGPSDESSPAFETPTTPEDHTMLEEERQHQALLQEAMEALERAELALSDAEASLSRLEAESLVDTRALEETEGRLFTLRAEARKHNIPVVELPSFLATLKVRLEALDRGNAGLIELEGQAKAARDALMEAARTLSKARGKAAARLEKAVMAELAPLKLGRAIFSAGLTSLEEGQVSERGLETAGFLIAANPGQKPQPLGRVASGGELSRLMLALKVVLAHSSPLATLIFDEVDSGVGGATASAIGSRLHRIARDLQVFAITHSPQIAALADHHIRIEKRIGQTAGGARTHTHAMALPPQERREEIARMLAGSEITDAARAAADSLMEQRPS; this is translated from the coding sequence ATGCTGACCCAGCTTTCCATTCGCGATGTCGTGCTGATTGAAAAACTCGATTTGTCTTTTGGGGCAGGGTTGACTGTGCTGACGGGCGAAACGGGCGCTGGCAAATCCATTTTGCTGGACAGCCTTGGCCTGGCGCTGGGGGAGCGTGCGCAAGGCAGCATTGTGCGCGAAGGGGCCAAGCAATGTTCCGTCACAGCGCTTTTTGACGTGCCGGCAGACCACCCAGCTTTGGCTGTGCTGAGCGAGCTTGGCCTCATCCCCCCACCCCGTGGGGAGCCCCTTGTCCTGCGCAGGACGGTTTCAGCTGAAGGGCGTTCACGGGCCTGGGCAGGGGAGCAGCCCATTGGCATTACGGCGTTGAAGCAGCTCGGCAAATTGCTGGTGGAAATCCAAGGCCAACATGAGCAAATGGGCCTTGCCGACCCAGCAGGCCACCTTGATGTGCTGGATGCCTTTGGCCAGCTTTCCAAGGAAAACGCTTTGGTGAGCACACGCTGGCACAGCCACCGCAAGGCCCTCAAAGCACTTAACCAAGCCCGCAGCGCCCTTGAGGAGGCTGCGCGCGAGGAGGAATGGCTGCGTGACACCGTGACTGACCTGGAAACCCTTGCTCCTGTGGAAGGTGAGGAGGACGCCCTGGCAGCCAGGCGCGTCCACCTGCAGGCGGAGGAACGCCGTGCTGAAGCTGTGGCGGCAGCCCTGGCTGAACTGGCGCCTTCTGGGCGGCGCAGCAATGTGCCTGCAGCAGCGGTGCGCGCGGCCACACGCGCCCTCTACCGTCTGGTCCCCCCTGGCGACGTCCTGGCACCCCCACCAGGACCAAGTGATGAAAGCTCCCCAGCATTTGAAACGCCAACCACCCCAGAAGACCACACCATGCTGGAGGAGGAGCGCCAGCACCAAGCTTTGCTGCAGGAAGCTATGGAAGCCCTTGAACGCGCTGAACTTGCCCTAAGCGATGCTGAAGCCAGCCTTTCACGCCTGGAAGCCGAAAGCTTGGTGGACACCCGCGCCTTGGAGGAGACGGAAGGGCGCCTGTTCACCCTCCGCGCAGAAGCACGCAAGCACAACATCCCCGTTGTAGAGCTGCCCTCTTTCCTAGCCACCCTCAAAGTACGTCTGGAAGCGCTCGATAGGGGCAATGCCGGCCTGATTGAACTTGAAGGCCAGGCCAAGGCCGCCCGTGATGCCTTAATGGAAGCTGCCCGCACCCTCAGTAAAGCACGCGGTAAAGCAGCAGCCAGGCTTGAAAAAGCCGTCATGGCTGAACTGGCCCCCCTCAAGCTGGGGCGCGCTATATTCAGCGCTGGCCTCACCAGCCTGGAGGAGGGGCAAGTCTCAGAGCGTGGGCTGGAGACGGCTGGCTTCCTTATCGCTGCCAACCCTGGCCAGAAGCCCCAACCCCTGGGGCGTGTGGCCTCTGGTGGTGAATTGTCGCGCCTCATGCTGGCGTTGAAGGTGGTGTTGGCCCATTCAAGCCCCCTCGCTACGTTGATATTTGATGAAGTGGATTCAGGGGTAGGTGGTGCCACGGCCTCCGCCATTGGCAGCAGGCTGCACCGCATCGCGCGTGACCTGCAGGTGTTCGCCATCACCCACAGCCCCCAGATCGCAGCGTTAGCTGACCACCACATTCGCATTGAGAAACGCATTGGCCAAACGGCAGGGGGTGCGCGCACGCACACCCATGCCATGGCCCTGCCGCCCCAGGAACGGCGGGAGGAAATCGCCCGTATGCTGGCTGGAAGCGAAATCACGGACGCGGCACGGGCTGCTGCCGACAGCTTGATGGAACAGCGCCCTTCATGA
- the ligA gene encoding NAD-dependent DNA ligase LigA has protein sequence MKAPTLPTPPAIEEARQRHAELQRQVALWDEAYHRHDAPLVSDAVYDQARRDLVALEQAHPTLRQAGGVAQKVGAAPSEGFGTISHRVPMLSLDNVFNADEFARFLNRAADFLKMPREGAMALPLVAEPKIDGLSISLTYEKGVFTKGATRGNGAEGEDVTANLRAAGIVPPHLLTGPGEVPPELIEIRGEVFMRKHDFIALNQQRAERGEGLFANPRNAAAGSLRQLDPAVTANRPLALYAYAMGYSSAPVAGTHSEWLATLKRWGFAVNPHSKKLASAHEVPSFVTGLESVRSSLDHDIDGIVFKIDSVALQERLGFAGRAPRWATAWKFPAEKALTKLQSITVQVGRTGALTPVAELQPVNVGGVLVGRATLHNESEARRLGVRPGDLVQVQRAGDVIPQVLGVAQRNLADHTTLKPGLKRRVLHIPTASQLARVRPGARARWLQRRAGHRGAGLVAPRLARRLGRGSQQAAALMAGGLAVPYRLPDTCPACGTVVERLVGEAVVRCPAGLSCPAQRLERLRHFVSRQGLDIDGMGARTLEQFWRLGLVAGPADIFRLASHKTKLESLEGWGEQSVANLLGAIDKARKPTLARFIYALGIRRVGSRTAMLLARHYGTAQAWMQAMENAQEPGTAMENLTEINGIGPATANDLANYFSDERNRATLTALASELDIQPDDSTVPTTLALPLSGEVIVFTGTLTTLSRQEAKAMAERLGASVTDAVSRKTTLLVAGAKPGSKATKAQQLGVKVLDEQGWRSLANLPAAPELPVPDGP, from the coding sequence ATGAAAGCCCCAACCTTGCCAACCCCGCCAGCAATTGAGGAAGCGCGCCAGCGCCATGCTGAACTGCAGCGCCAAGTGGCCTTGTGGGATGAAGCCTACCACCGCCATGACGCGCCCCTGGTCAGTGATGCTGTCTATGACCAGGCCCGCCGCGACCTGGTAGCGCTGGAGCAAGCCCACCCCACATTGCGCCAGGCAGGGGGTGTTGCGCAGAAAGTCGGCGCGGCGCCTTCAGAAGGCTTTGGCACCATTTCCCACCGCGTTCCCATGCTTTCGCTTGACAATGTGTTCAACGCAGATGAATTCGCTCGTTTCCTCAACCGCGCCGCTGATTTCCTTAAAATGCCGCGTGAAGGCGCCATGGCGCTGCCCTTGGTGGCTGAACCCAAAATCGATGGCCTTTCCATCAGCCTAACTTATGAAAAAGGCGTGTTCACGAAAGGCGCCACCCGCGGTAATGGCGCAGAGGGGGAGGATGTCACAGCCAATTTGCGCGCCGCTGGCATTGTCCCCCCCCACTTGTTAACGGGGCCTGGTGAGGTTCCGCCTGAATTGATTGAAATCCGCGGTGAAGTCTTCATGCGCAAGCATGATTTCATCGCTTTGAACCAGCAACGCGCTGAACGGGGGGAGGGCCTTTTCGCCAATCCACGTAATGCCGCAGCTGGCTCCCTGCGCCAGCTTGACCCAGCTGTGACCGCCAACCGCCCCCTTGCCCTTTACGCTTACGCCATGGGCTACAGCAGCGCTCCGGTGGCTGGCACGCACAGTGAATGGCTTGCCACCCTCAAACGCTGGGGGTTTGCGGTCAACCCCCATTCGAAAAAGCTGGCCAGCGCCCATGAGGTGCCCAGCTTCGTCACAGGGCTTGAAAGCGTGCGCTCCAGCCTGGACCATGACATTGACGGCATCGTCTTCAAGATTGATTCAGTAGCTTTGCAGGAAAGGCTGGGCTTTGCGGGGCGTGCGCCACGTTGGGCCACGGCATGGAAGTTCCCGGCTGAAAAGGCCTTGACCAAGCTTCAATCCATCACGGTTCAGGTGGGGCGTACAGGAGCCCTTACCCCCGTGGCTGAACTGCAGCCTGTGAATGTGGGGGGTGTTTTGGTGGGGCGCGCCACATTGCACAATGAAAGCGAGGCCAGGCGCCTTGGTGTGCGTCCAGGCGACCTGGTGCAGGTTCAGCGCGCTGGTGACGTCATTCCCCAGGTGCTAGGGGTGGCGCAGCGCAACCTTGCTGACCACACCACCTTGAAGCCTGGGTTGAAGCGCCGTGTGCTGCATATCCCCACTGCCAGCCAGCTGGCCAGGGTGCGCCCTGGCGCGCGCGCCCGTTGGCTGCAGCGCCGTGCTGGCCACCGCGGCGCGGGATTAGTGGCGCCACGCCTTGCCAGACGCCTGGGGAGGGGTAGCCAGCAGGCGGCCGCCCTCATGGCAGGGGGGCTGGCTGTGCCTTACCGCCTGCCTGACACATGCCCTGCTTGTGGCACTGTCGTGGAACGCTTGGTGGGGGAAGCCGTGGTGCGCTGCCCAGCTGGCCTTTCCTGCCCAGCCCAGCGTCTGGAAAGGCTGCGGCATTTCGTCTCCCGCCAGGGGCTGGACATTGACGGCATGGGTGCGCGCACCCTGGAGCAGTTCTGGCGTTTGGGGCTGGTGGCTGGGCCAGCCGACATTTTCCGCCTGGCCTCCCACAAAACCAAGCTTGAAAGCTTGGAAGGCTGGGGGGAGCAATCCGTGGCCAACCTGCTGGGCGCCATTGACAAAGCACGTAAGCCAACCTTGGCGCGTTTCATCTACGCCCTTGGCATTAGGCGCGTGGGCAGCCGCACTGCCATGCTCCTGGCACGACATTATGGAACGGCGCAGGCCTGGATGCAGGCCATGGAAAACGCCCAGGAACCTGGCACTGCCATGGAGAATCTGACGGAGATCAACGGCATTGGCCCTGCCACAGCCAATGACCTGGCAAATTATTTCAGCGATGAGCGCAACCGCGCCACCCTAACCGCCCTAGCTAGTGAGCTGGACATCCAGCCTGACGACAGCACAGTCCCAACCACCTTGGCACTGCCCCTTTCGGGGGAGGTGATCGTGTTCACGGGAACGCTCACCACCCTTTCAAGGCAGGAAGCCAAAGCCATGGCAGAACGGCTGGGGGCTTCCGTTACTGATGCCGTCTCACGCAAGACCACCCTGCTGGTAGCTGGTGCCAAGCCAGGTTCCAAAGCCACCAAGGCCCAGCAGCTAGGCGTCAAAGTGCTGGATGAGCAAGGCTGGCGCAGCCTGGCCAACTTGCCGGCAGCACCGGAACTGCCCGTGCCAGACGGGCCTTGA
- a CDS encoding hemolysin family protein, translated as MAAQAATQATQEGGFWAEPNVLFISGLLAMAALIGVSILIALSEISFAAAHETRMRTLAKEGSKQAQDFLKLRANSGQVITTFQICLNAVGVLGGLVSESLFTEPFAHFLHWCGLSPTSAENAGGILAFILVTGLFVIFADLLPKRIAMNAPDKVALSVSWFPAAALKVLYPFVLVFSYLSDVLLRLLRIPATPTIEPITPEDLRDVLDAGTKSGALLKQEHKMIENVMALQNRSVGSAMTPRDEIVYLDVTESLESQRNKVRAKPYSRYPLCDGDLDHVIGSIRAEDVLVAVVEEPSVLTETVPTSRNQIYHMRRDVLSLPDTLNLWETLAQFDAHGAGFALIVSEYGLVVGLITYKDIMGALMDGLANPFEEQAIVQRDGDSWLIDGAAPVGDVERELGVTLCGEGEDFDTIAGFIVKNLRRTARKADKVEVGSFRFEVVDVDGFRINQLLVTRIAPPPGPPAPRRIREAQHKALGKAPSQAAPLQGEKAPPTTAKPKNR; from the coding sequence ATGGCGGCGCAGGCTGCAACCCAGGCGACACAGGAAGGGGGGTTCTGGGCTGAGCCAAACGTGCTGTTCATTTCAGGGCTTCTGGCCATGGCGGCGCTGATTGGCGTTTCCATCCTGATTGCCCTTTCGGAGATCTCCTTTGCGGCCGCCCATGAAACCCGCATGCGCACCCTGGCCAAGGAGGGCAGCAAGCAGGCTCAGGATTTCCTCAAGCTGCGTGCCAACAGCGGCCAGGTCATCACTACGTTTCAAATCTGCCTCAACGCGGTTGGGGTTCTGGGGGGGTTGGTTTCAGAATCTCTTTTCACGGAACCATTCGCTCATTTTCTGCATTGGTGCGGCCTCTCCCCCACCAGTGCCGAAAACGCTGGCGGCATCCTGGCCTTTATTCTGGTGACGGGCCTGTTCGTTATTTTCGCTGACCTGCTGCCCAAGCGTATTGCCATGAACGCGCCTGACAAAGTGGCGCTCTCCGTCTCCTGGTTCCCTGCGGCGGCTTTGAAGGTACTTTACCCTTTCGTGTTGGTTTTCTCCTACCTTTCAGATGTGCTGCTGCGCTTGCTACGCATCCCCGCTACACCCACTATTGAACCCATAACCCCTGAAGACTTGCGTGACGTCCTTGACGCCGGCACCAAGTCTGGCGCCCTGCTGAAGCAGGAACACAAAATGATTGAAAACGTCATGGCGCTGCAGAACCGTTCTGTGGGGTCAGCCATGACGCCCCGTGACGAGATCGTCTATCTCGACGTCACGGAAAGCCTGGAAAGCCAACGCAACAAGGTGCGCGCCAAGCCTTATTCACGCTACCCGCTGTGCGATGGCGACCTTGATCACGTCATCGGCTCCATCCGCGCTGAGGATGTTCTGGTGGCTGTGGTGGAGGAACCGTCCGTCCTCACAGAGACTGTCCCCACCTCGCGCAATCAGATTTACCACATGCGCCGCGATGTGCTGTCGCTGCCTGACACTCTCAACCTTTGGGAGACGTTAGCCCAGTTTGACGCGCATGGCGCTGGATTTGCCCTCATCGTCAGCGAATATGGCCTGGTGGTGGGGCTGATTACCTACAAGGACATCATGGGCGCCTTGATGGACGGGCTTGCCAACCCGTTTGAAGAGCAGGCGATCGTCCAGCGTGACGGCGACTCATGGTTGATTGACGGCGCAGCCCCCGTTGGTGACGTTGAGCGCGAGTTGGGCGTCACGCTGTGTGGTGAAGGGGAAGACTTCGACACCATCGCTGGGTTCATCGTCAAGAACCTGCGCCGTACAGCCCGCAAAGCAGATAAGGTGGAGGTCGGCTCCTTCCGCTTTGAGGTAGTTGACGTGGACGGATTCCGCATTAACCAGCTTTTGGTGACGCGCATCGCCCCACCACCAGGCCCCCCTGCGCCACGCCGCATCAGGGAAGCGCAGCACAAAGCCTTGGGCAAGGCCCCCTCACAGGCAGCACCCCTGCAGGGCGAAAAAGCGCCCCCCACTACCGCCAAGCCTAAAAACCGTTGA
- a CDS encoding superinfection immunity protein: MKQRKTKRPPFAQASAALLGTVALCGATTAPTFAAPLPPPVPEAATPLGPGDYVVPPLASASGPAHPKPLALHVAAGVESLRALISFIPCSHPPPSASPAEAARCKTPDITLLAKTWNVPVAAVPEGGKAPHRQLTNSSTMRFSLGSSGNPDGLADEGSDVDPSMGMEASFINMAPGHTAMPQLLVSGFTGGAHCCEVTSLYGRDSAGHWRSWNLPMQEGGPPPIIQPVPYNPAQANQNKGLFGTAGANSKALMRAFVLDDEAFFYSFASFASSFAPAVLMSWDPQKGLSTVTRQPAYRAWLQADARRTNAWARHSPPVDEPDGYLAWFVATAANLGRLEEAWQVMLRYEDPKGDGFGMSRCMLDVPPTEQTHCTAEQNKLLPFPQGLAAFLVKQGYITQQEAAHLPQVAVADQERPPLRSMVTAAASVLEAPLPATPPTAVAAGGGAVTSAHTNTDAPAAETAESKNATTTEARNEILGSAQADLAAKSPHKPIMLWGRELTFLQFLLLGVFGLFVYLLPSAIAYARKLPKRALVLLLNVVTGFTIVGWFGALYLALFSQAGRR, from the coding sequence ATGAAGCAAAGAAAAACCAAACGCCCCCCCTTTGCGCAGGCCAGTGCGGCGCTTCTGGGCACTGTTGCGCTGTGTGGCGCCACAACTGCACCAACCTTTGCAGCGCCACTGCCACCCCCTGTACCTGAAGCAGCAACGCCGCTGGGCCCTGGGGACTATGTAGTGCCGCCTTTGGCCAGCGCCAGTGGGCCTGCGCACCCCAAACCCTTAGCGCTTCACGTGGCGGCAGGGGTGGAGAGCCTACGTGCCCTCATCAGTTTCATCCCATGCTCCCATCCACCGCCTTCCGCTAGTCCTGCTGAAGCGGCGCGCTGCAAAACGCCTGACATCACCTTGCTGGCCAAAACATGGAACGTACCTGTTGCAGCAGTGCCTGAAGGGGGCAAAGCACCCCACAGGCAGCTGACAAACAGCAGCACCATGCGCTTCAGCCTGGGCAGCAGCGGAAACCCAGATGGCCTGGCTGACGAAGGGTCCGATGTTGACCCCAGCATGGGCATGGAAGCCAGCTTCATCAACATGGCGCCTGGCCACACAGCCATGCCTCAATTGCTGGTTTCAGGCTTCACGGGGGGGGCGCATTGCTGTGAGGTCACCAGCCTTTATGGGCGTGATAGCGCTGGACATTGGCGCAGCTGGAACCTGCCCATGCAGGAGGGTGGACCGCCCCCCATCATCCAGCCAGTACCGTACAACCCAGCCCAGGCGAACCAGAACAAGGGCCTTTTTGGAACGGCGGGGGCCAATTCTAAGGCCCTTATGCGGGCCTTCGTTCTGGATGACGAAGCTTTTTTCTACAGCTTCGCCAGTTTTGCCAGTTCATTCGCTCCCGCCGTCCTCATGAGTTGGGACCCGCAGAAAGGGCTCAGTACGGTTACACGCCAGCCTGCTTACAGGGCGTGGCTGCAGGCAGATGCCCGCCGCACCAATGCTTGGGCACGCCACAGCCCCCCTGTTGATGAACCTGATGGCTACCTGGCCTGGTTTGTAGCCACAGCGGCCAATTTAGGGCGTTTGGAGGAAGCTTGGCAGGTCATGCTGCGCTATGAGGACCCCAAAGGCGATGGCTTTGGCATGTCACGTTGTATGCTTGACGTCCCCCCGACTGAGCAAACCCATTGCACAGCGGAACAGAACAAGCTTCTGCCCTTCCCCCAGGGGTTGGCAGCGTTCTTGGTCAAGCAAGGCTACATTACTCAACAGGAAGCGGCCCACCTGCCGCAGGTGGCGGTTGCTGACCAGGAACGCCCCCCTTTGCGCAGTATGGTGACGGCTGCTGCCAGCGTGCTTGAAGCACCCCTGCCAGCCACGCCCCCAACAGCTGTGGCGGCTGGAGGTGGTGCCGTCACATCGGCCCACACGAACACGGACGCGCCGGCAGCAGAGACTGCAGAAAGCAAAAACGCAACCACCACTGAGGCACGCAACGAAATCCTGGGAAGCGCCCAGGCTGACCTGGCTGCTAAAAGCCCCCACAAGCCCATCATGCTGTGGGGGCGGGAGCTGACGTTCCTGCAATTCCTGCTGTTGGGAGTGTTTGGACTGTTTGTCTACCTTTTGCCAAGCGCCATAGCCTATGCACGCAAACTGCCCAAACGGGCCTTGGTCCTGTTGTTGAATGTAGTAACGGGATTCACCATTGTAGGCTGGTTTGGCGCGCTTTACCTTGCCCTGTTTTCACAGGCGGGCAGGCGTTAA
- the gpt gene encoding xanthine phosphoribosyltransferase, whose amino-acid sequence MSSPNTVSSAPAHAPEASAPDYATITWDQLHRDARTLAATLMRECSQNGAIKGLVAISRGGLIPAAIVARETGSRLVETVCIASYEGEEGTQGEPNLLKAPVAAGDGEGFVVIDDLVDSGVTAKEVRALLPKAVFACLYAKPKGQPQTDYYVTPIAQKTWVLFPWDTAPMFVAPLAHKS is encoded by the coding sequence ATGTCCAGCCCCAACACTGTTTCTTCTGCCCCCGCTCATGCGCCAGAAGCATCAGCGCCTGATTATGCCACCATCACCTGGGATCAACTTCACCGTGATGCGCGCACCCTGGCTGCCACCCTCATGCGGGAATGCAGCCAAAACGGGGCCATCAAAGGTTTGGTAGCGATTTCACGCGGCGGCTTAATCCCTGCGGCCATTGTGGCGCGTGAAACAGGCAGCCGCTTGGTGGAGACAGTTTGCATCGCCAGCTATGAGGGCGAGGAAGGCACCCAGGGCGAACCCAACCTGCTGAAGGCCCCCGTTGCGGCTGGCGATGGGGAGGGTTTTGTGGTGATTGACGACTTGGTGGATTCAGGGGTGACTGCCAAGGAAGTGCGTGCTCTGCTGCCCAAAGCGGTTTTCGCATGCCTTTACGCCAAACCCAAAGGCCAGCCCCAAACGGATTACTACGTCACCCCCATCGCGCAGAAAACATGGGTGCTGTTCCCTTGGGACACAGCGCCGATGTTTGTGGCGCCGCTTGCGCATAAATCGTGA
- the rnhA gene encoding ribonuclease HI: protein MIVQAPVPGRDEVAIWTDGGCRPNPGPGGWGALLRCRGHERSLKGGEGATTNNRMELMAACVALEVLKWPCNVRLSTDSTYVRNGITKWVAAWQRNNWRTAAKQPVANKDLWERLVDAANRHDVSWHWVKGHSGVAENEHVDALATQGREEVERALKASSGGS, encoded by the coding sequence ATGATCGTGCAGGCACCTGTGCCGGGAAGGGATGAAGTGGCCATCTGGACAGATGGCGGCTGCCGCCCCAACCCAGGCCCAGGGGGGTGGGGGGCCCTGTTGCGCTGCCGTGGCCATGAACGTTCCCTCAAAGGGGGGGAGGGAGCCACCACCAACAATCGAATGGAGCTGATGGCGGCGTGCGTGGCGCTTGAGGTCCTCAAATGGCCTTGCAATGTGCGTCTTTCCACAGATAGCACCTATGTGCGCAACGGCATCACCAAATGGGTGGCCGCCTGGCAACGCAACAACTGGCGCACGGCCGCCAAGCAGCCTGTGGCCAACAAGGACCTTTGGGAAAGATTGGTGGATGCGGCCAACCGTCATGACGTAAGCTGGCATTGGGTGAAGGGTCATTCCGGCGTTGCTGAGAACGAACATGTGGACGCTTTGGCAACGCAAGGGCGTGAAGAGGTGGAGCGCGCTTTGAAGGCCTCAAGCGGGGGAAGTTGA
- a CDS encoding homoserine kinase codes for MAVYTPVSTSQAGLFLAGYDVGGLASIQPIAEGVENSNFLLNLHPTPIRDAGTGKEAGRLILTLFEKRVRTDELPWFVGLMRHLAQAGMAVPAPVPNKAGQCLGRLQGRPALLTRFLRGRSLGAGAITPQACHELGAAMARLHVAGQSYTPERANALGPGSWQGLLARCHEMAHHQPTGSESQAVAALAHLAGQALPGLLVQWPGAASCPRGQVHADLFPDNVFFTEGAEGSSRLAGMIDFYFACTDLLAWDIAIALNAWCFDEPEGAVSVGGRALFNKDHAQALLAGYQAVRPLVAGEVAALPVLCQGAAMRFLLTRLHDWLATPPGALVTRKSPWVYGERLQAFQRADVVAVLRVLGKRS; via the coding sequence ATGGCTGTCTACACCCCTGTGAGCACATCCCAGGCAGGTTTGTTCTTGGCTGGTTATGATGTTGGTGGTCTTGCCAGCATTCAACCCATCGCTGAGGGAGTGGAAAACAGCAATTTCCTTCTAAACCTCCACCCAACCCCCATCAGGGATGCCGGGACTGGAAAGGAGGCGGGGCGGCTTATCCTCACCTTGTTTGAAAAGCGGGTACGCACAGATGAACTGCCTTGGTTCGTTGGGCTGATGCGCCATCTGGCCCAGGCTGGAATGGCGGTGCCTGCCCCTGTGCCCAACAAGGCTGGACAGTGCTTGGGCAGGCTTCAGGGCAGACCCGCGCTCCTTACTCGTTTTCTGCGTGGCCGTTCATTGGGGGCCGGAGCCATCACTCCCCAGGCTTGTCATGAACTGGGTGCCGCCATGGCGCGCCTTCATGTGGCAGGGCAAAGCTACACCCCAGAGCGTGCCAATGCCTTGGGACCAGGCAGTTGGCAGGGACTCCTCGCGCGTTGCCATGAAATGGCCCACCACCAGCCCACTGGTTCAGAAAGCCAGGCGGTAGCTGCCCTGGCCCATTTGGCCGGACAGGCGTTGCCAGGACTCCTTGTCCAGTGGCCAGGCGCTGCCAGTTGCCCACGTGGCCAAGTACACGCTGACTTGTTCCCTGACAACGTGTTTTTTACCGAAGGCGCTGAAGGCAGTTCCCGCTTGGCTGGCATGATTGACTTCTATTTCGCTTGCACGGACCTGCTGGCTTGGGACATTGCCATTGCCCTGAACGCATGGTGCTTTGATGAGCCAGAGGGGGCTGTGTCTGTAGGGGGGCGTGCTTTATTCAATAAAGACCATGCTCAGGCGTTGCTTGCAGGCTACCAGGCTGTCAGGCCGTTGGTGGCTGGTGAAGTGGCAGCCTTGCCTGTCCTGTGCCAGGGGGCTGCCATGCGCTTTCTCCTCACCCGCCTGCATGATTGGCTGGCCACCCCCCCCGGTGCCTTGGTGACGCGCAAAAGCCCGTGGGTTTATGGTGAACGTCTGCAGGCTTTCCAGCGCGCTGACGTGGTGGCGGTCCTGAGGGTTTTGGGGAAAAGGTCATGA
- the ispH gene encoding 4-hydroxy-3-methylbut-2-enyl diphosphate reductase yields the protein MAADQSAKPALRLLLAGPRGFCAGVDRAIRVVEEALRRFGAPVYVRHEIVHNRTVVEALEAKGAIFVEELDEVPENAHVIFSAHGVPKSVPVEAQRRNLLYVDATCPLVSKVHREAERHFAGGGPEQRHILMIGHTGHPEVVGTMGQLPPGAVTLINDAEEARTVQPRDPKRLAFITQTTLSVDDTAEIVDILRKRFPHIEGPRREDICYATTNRQSALKEVAHECDLVIVFGAPNSSNSQRLREVAERSGARKAILLQKPADMDWSLLKGVKTLGITAGASAPEALVQEMIAELRQRYNLETEERISKEEHISFFLPPPLSRKDNKDAKDAKAG from the coding sequence ATGGCGGCTGATCAATCCGCAAAGCCGGCATTGCGCCTTCTGCTGGCAGGGCCAAGGGGATTCTGCGCCGGCGTGGATCGGGCGATTCGCGTTGTCGAGGAAGCCTTGCGCCGCTTCGGCGCGCCTGTCTATGTCCGCCATGAGATCGTCCATAACCGCACCGTTGTGGAGGCGCTGGAGGCCAAGGGGGCCATCTTCGTTGAGGAGCTTGATGAGGTCCCCGAAAACGCCCATGTGATTTTCTCCGCTCATGGCGTGCCTAAATCAGTGCCTGTGGAGGCGCAGCGCCGCAACCTGCTTTATGTGGATGCCACCTGTCCTCTGGTCTCCAAAGTCCACCGCGAGGCTGAGCGCCACTTCGCAGGGGGTGGTCCAGAGCAGCGCCACATCTTGATGATTGGCCACACAGGCCACCCAGAGGTTGTGGGCACCATGGGCCAGCTGCCACCAGGCGCTGTGACGCTCATCAATGATGCTGAGGAGGCGCGCACCGTCCAGCCCAGGGACCCGAAGCGCCTTGCCTTCATCACCCAAACCACCCTTTCGGTTGATGACACGGCGGAGATCGTCGACATTCTGCGCAAGCGTTTCCCCCATATTGAGGGGCCACGGCGTGAGGACATCTGCTACGCTACCACAAACCGCCAGAGCGCCCTCAAGGAAGTGGCCCATGAGTGCGATTTGGTCATTGTTTTCGGCGCGCCCAACTCCTCCAACTCCCAGCGTTTACGCGAAGTGGCGGAGCGTTCTGGGGCACGCAAGGCCATTCTGCTGCAGAAGCCTGCAGACATGGACTGGTCATTGCTGAAAGGCGTCAAAACACTGGGCATCACGGCAGGCGCCTCTGCCCCTGAGGCTCTGGTGCAGGAAATGATCGCTGAACTGCGCCAGCGCTACAACCTGGAGACGGAGGAGCGCATCTCCAAGGAAGAGCATATCAGCTTCTTCCTGCCGCCCCCCCTTTCACGCAAGGACAACAAAGACGCTAAGGATGCCAAGGCAGGCTGA